From the Maioricimonas rarisocia genome, one window contains:
- a CDS encoding TerC family protein, translating to MDWLFALIALTAMEIVLGIDNIVFIAILASRLPEHQQARARTIGLAAALVTRILLLLSLKWILGLTEPLFYLSDFGIPVEWFGTAAPANGHTAGHGSNGAEINAVSVRDLILLGGGLFLIGKSVLEIHHKIEGQTEGHRDAKASSFAGVVTQIAILDIVFSLDSVITAVGMVDKDKLWVMVVAIILAIIVMLVFAGRVSAFIEKHPTLKMLALSFLILIGVLLVAEGIGTHFNKGYVYFAMAFSLGVEVLNLQVRMRTRARQAADQALEESPDQPKL from the coding sequence GTGGACTGGTTGTTTGCCCTGATCGCCCTGACGGCGATGGAGATCGTGCTTGGCATCGACAACATTGTCTTCATCGCCATCCTGGCGAGCCGGCTGCCGGAGCATCAGCAGGCCCGGGCGAGAACGATCGGACTGGCGGCGGCGCTGGTGACGCGAATCCTGCTGCTGCTTTCACTGAAGTGGATTCTCGGCCTGACCGAGCCGCTGTTCTACCTGAGCGATTTCGGGATTCCGGTCGAGTGGTTCGGAACGGCGGCACCGGCGAACGGCCACACGGCCGGTCACGGTTCGAACGGTGCCGAGATCAACGCGGTCTCGGTGCGCGATCTGATTCTGCTGGGGGGCGGGCTGTTCCTGATCGGCAAGAGTGTGCTGGAGATCCACCACAAGATCGAAGGGCAGACAGAAGGGCACAGGGACGCGAAGGCGAGCAGCTTCGCCGGCGTCGTGACTCAGATCGCCATTCTCGACATCGTGTTCTCGCTGGACTCGGTGATTACCGCCGTCGGCATGGTGGACAAGGACAAGCTGTGGGTGATGGTGGTCGCCATCATCCTGGCGATCATCGTGATGCTGGTGTTTGCCGGGAGGGTGAGCGCGTTTATCGAGAAACATCCCACCTTGAAGATGCTGGCGCTCAGTTTCCTCATTCTGATTGGCGTGCTGCTGGTGGCCGAGGGGATCGGGACGCACTTCAACAAGGGGTACGTCTACTTTGCGATGGCGTTCTCGCTGGGAGTGGAGGTCCTCAACCTTCAGGTGAGGATGCGGACGCGGGCCCGGCAGGCGGCCGATCAGGCGCTGGAGGAGTCGCCGGATCAACCGAAGCTGTAG